The Arachis duranensis cultivar V14167 chromosome 2, aradu.V14167.gnm2.J7QH, whole genome shotgun sequence genome has a window encoding:
- the LOC107473629 gene encoding zinc finger BED domain-containing protein RICESLEEPER 2-like encodes MAYMCLTVHFIDVDWKLQKKILNFCQVTGHTGEIMAQNIEACLNSWKLNKILSLIVDNASSNDDGLKEIDDSVTKIRDAVKYVRSSNSRLTRFKACIAQKNIPLKSLVCIDVETRWNSTYLMLVAALKHQKAFELLEIQDKKFVEELNKGKGIPSIQDWDYAKSVLPFLEIFYDATLRISGSSYVTSNLYMKEMFALGRRIQQYRDDDDLSISLMASKKKAKYNKYWKNAKTINMLLFVVVLDLCHKLDYVEWCLVNSFGAEVGGELKTKLSSCLHSLYNLYQGAEEGNQDDTLSQPSASDKAKDIYDMRLYR; translated from the exons ATGGCTTATATGTGTTTGACTGTTCATTTTATTGATGTGGATTGGAAGTTGCAAaagaaaatactaaatttttgcCAAGTCACCGGCCACACGGGAGAGATTATGGCTCAAAATATTGAAGCTTGCTTGAATAGCTGGAAGTTGAACAAGATCTTGAGTTTGATAGTTGATAATGCATCGTCTAACGAT GATGGATTGAAAGAGATTGATGATTCGGTCACCAAAATTCGGGATGCTGTGAAGTATGTTAGATCCTCAAATTCAAGATTAACTAGGTTCAAGGCATGTATTGCACAAAAGAATATTCCACTTAAGAGTCTTGTTTGCATAGATGTTGAAACGCGATGGAACTCTACATACTTAATGTTAGTAGCAGCCTTAAAGCATCAGAAGGCATTTGAGCTATTAGAGATACAAGacaaaaaatttgttgaagaaTTAAACAAGGGAAAAGGGATACCTTCAATTCAAGATTGGGATTATGCTAAGTCCGTCTTACCatttttagagatattttaCGATGCTACACTTCGCATCTCTGGATCCTCTTATGTCACCAGTAACTTGTACATGAAAGAAATGTTTGCTCTTGGAAGGAGGATTCAACAATAtcgtgatgatgatgatttgagCATAAGTCTTATGGCAAGTAAGAAGAAAGCAAAATACAACAAGTATTGgaaaaatgcaaaaactattAACATGTTGTTATTTGTTGTAGTTCTAGATCTTTGCCATAAGTTGGATTATGTTGAGTGGTGCCTAGTTAATTCTTTTGGTGCGGAAGTGGGCGGTGAATTGAAGACAAAGTTGTCTTCTTGTCTTCATTcactttataatttatatcaaggTGCAGAAGAAGGAAACCAAGATGATACCCTCTCCCAACCGAGCGCAAGTGATAAAGCCAAAGACATTTATGATATGAGGTTATATCGCTGA